Part of the Deltaproteobacteria bacterium genome, GGCGGCCTGACGCACCCCGACGGCGGCATCGCCCTGTTCAACGACGCGGCCCTGGGCATCGAGCCGGGCCATGCGGAGCTTGCGGCGTATCACGAACGCCTGGGCGGCGAGCCGGTGCAGGCCGGCCACGGGCGGGTGCTGTCCTTCCCCGGGAGCGGCTACTGCCGCCTCTCGCCGCGCCCCGGGGACGTTCTGATCATGGACTGTGGCCCCATCGGCCCGGACTACCAGCCCGGTCACGCTCATTGCGACACCCTGAGCTTTGAGATGTCCCTGGACGGACGCCGGGTTATCGTCGATTCGGGGTGCCGCCAGTACGTGGACGGGGACATCCGGCGCTACAACCGGGGCGGCGTGGGGCACAACGGGCTCATCATCGACCGCGTAGACCAGTCCGAGGTCTGGGGCGCGCACCGGGTCGGGCGGCGGGCCCATCCCGTCCATGCGCTGGCCCGCGAGGACGGGAGCACGCTGTTCTGCGAGGGC contains:
- a CDS encoding heparinase, which gives rise to GGLTHPDGGIALFNDAALGIEPGHAELAAYHERLGGEPVQAGHGRVLSFPGSGYCRLSPRPGDVLIMDCGPIGPDYQPGHAHCDTLSFEMSLDGRRVIVDSGCRQYVDGDIRRYNRGGVGHNGLIIDRVDQSEVWGAHRVGRRAHPVHALAREDGSTLFCEGAHDGYAHLSGSPMHHRRIAWSGNRIEIRDRVEGRGRHEVELRLHLHPGMPFAPNGKGVLLGDNLRITSLHGPLAVERGWYCPEFGRQETCPVLYVRQTASLPWEGGFVLERVGD